CGCGAAGCATTACAGGAACTTGATGATGAGCTGTCTGAGCAACAGCAACAGCTCCTGATCGCAACAGAAGAGCTGGAAAAAGCCGAAGGAAAAAAGCAGTTGTTTGAAGAACGGCTGCGAAACTTTGATGAACGCAGGGCTCAGCATGAACAGGAAATGACTCAGCTGAGGGATCAGCTTAAGAAAACGGAATCAGAACTGATGGATGTCGTTTCGAATAAAAAAGAACAGACAGAGCAGGTCAAACAGCTCGAAGACGAACTGAAAGAGCTTGAAGTGGCTCTGTTTACATTGTCCGAATCATCCGAAGAGCAGCTCGAAGAACTGAAATCAGAGTATATGGAATGGATGAATGCCAGGGCAACTGATGAAAATAATCTCCAGAATCAAATCGCTTCAAAGAATCGTCTGCTTGGACGAATCGAACAGAAGCGTGCACAACTGCGTGAGCTGGACCAGGAGTCCCGTGAAGCCTTGACGGAAAAGGAATCGCTCAAGGATGCTTTCGATCATGCAGCAGCAGAAACGGAAAAATGCCTTTCCTTATACCGGGAAAAAGAGAATGAGGAAGGGGAAAAAAGACAGTCACTGACTGATAACGAACAGCAATTCAGAGAGATTGAAAAAGAACACCAGCGAAAACGGAGCCGCAGGGATGTATTGAAAGATATGGAAGAAGACTATGCAGGTTTTTTCCATGGCGTAAAAGATATCCTGAAGCAGCGTGATGGCAACTTCCACGGACTTATTGGCGCTGTTGCAGAAGTGATCAGCTTTAACGAACGTTACAAGACCGCCGTAGAAACAGCACTTGGCGGAGCCTTGCAACATGTCATCACAGACACGGCTGACGATGCCCGTTCGGCTATCAATTATTTAAAAACCAATCGTAAAGGCCGGGCGACCTTCTTGCCTCTCGATACGATAAAACCTAAATCAATCAGTGATTATGACCTTGGACAAATCGGTCAGATTGACGGGGTCATCGGTCAGGCAAGCCGTCTGATCGATACAGAGCCTAGACTTCGGCCGGTGATCGAGCATCAGTTGGGCAATGTGGTGTTTACGGAAAATCTTAAGCAGGCTCAACAGGCCGCAAAAATCCTGAAACATCGCTACAGAATTGTGACCCTTGATGGTGACGTCGTCAGTCCTGGCGGTGCCATGACCGGTGGCAGTCTTCAGCAAAAGTCGGGTCAAATTCTATCCAGAAAATCGGAATTGAAGACACTTGAGTCAGAAGTCAGCTCACTTGAGGCAAACATGCAAGAACAGGAGCGGTTCTGCAACGGCCTTCGTACAGATCTCGCTGTGATCACCCAAAAGAAAGAAAAGCTCAAGCACGAAGGTGAGCGTCTTCGAAAAGAAGAACGGCAGCTCGAAAGCCGTTACCAGGAACAGAGCTGGCTGTATCAATCCTATGCTGACAAGCAGGAAGTGGCCGAACTGGAACTTTCAGAGGCTGTGGCTGAATATGAGGACGCAGATCGTGAACAGGAGAGGCTTAGCCTGGAAATTGAGAAGGCAAACGAGAGAATCAGTGAGCTTGATCAAGCCATTCAGGAACTGTCCGAGTCTCTGAAAGATAAACAGGTTCAGGAAAAAACATACCAGGACAAGCGTAATGATCTTAAAATCGAGCTGGCCTCGGCGAGAGAAAACCTCCGTTTCACCGGAGAAACGGAAGCGCGTCTCACTGGTGAAGCGGATGATGTGAAACGTTCAATGGATCAGCGGATGTCCGAGCTGAAGAAACAGGAGGACGTCCTGAATCAGGGGACAAAAGAGTCTGCTGCAGAGGAACTCGAACAGTGGCGGCAGAACAAGCAGACAGCAACGGCATACATCAAAGATCTGCGGACAAAACGTTTTGACAAAGAAAGCGGCCTTGAAGCGAAAGAGGGGGAATTAAAAGGATTAAATCAGCAAGTCCAATACTTGTCCAGGACAGCTCAGGAACTTGAAGTCAAAATCAACCGGCTCGATGTCAATCTGGATACCAAACTCACAACGCTGCAGGAGCAGTTTGAAATCACTTTTGAACGTGCTGAAAAACGCTATCATCTCGAGATCCCGCTGCAAAAAGCGAAAGAAAAAGTGAAACTGATGAGAATGGGGATTGAGGAACTCGGGCATGTCAATACCGGTGCCATTGAAGAATTCGAGCGAGTCAAAGAACGCTACGGATTTTTGTCAGAGCAAAAACAGGACCTTGAAGATGCAAAAGGGACGCTTCATGAAGTCATCAATGAAATGGATCAGGAAATGATCAGGCGTTTTGATGATACATTTACGCAGATTCAAAGTTGTTTTCAGGATGTGTTTAAACAGCTTTTTGGCGGCGGACGGGCAGCGCTTGAGCTCACTGATCCGGATGATCTTCTTCATACCGGGGTGGATATCGTTGCACAGCCACCAGGGAAGAAGTTGCAGCATTTGGCGCTTTTGTCCGGAGGAGAGCGTGCACTGACGGCGATTGCCTTGCTGTTTTCTATTCTTCAGGTGAGACCGGTGCCGTTCTGTGTCCTCGATGAAGTCGAAGCGGCACTTGATGAGGCGAACGTTGTCAGGTTTGCCAATTATTTAAAAGATTTCAGTGAGGATACACAGTTTATTGTGGTGACACACCGAAAAGGCACGATGGAGGAAGCGGATGTGCTTTACGGTGTCACAATGGAGGAATCGGGAGTATCGAATTTGGTATCCGTCAAGCTTGAAGAGTCTGAACAGTTTGCCGGAGCGGAGAAATAAAGGAGGATAACAATGAGTTTTTTTAAGAAACTGAAAGAGAAAATATCCACTCAAACGGACTCAGTAACAGATAAGTTCAGAGATGGACTCAGTAAAACGAGGGATTCCTTCGTAGGTGCCATGAACGATCTGGTGAAGGATTTCAGAGAGATTGATGAAGATTTTTTCGAAGAGCTTGAAGAGATCCTGATTGGTGCCGATGTCGGTGTGCATACGGTCATGGAACTTGTTGAGGAATTGAAAGATGAAGCGAGGACCCGTAATATTAAACATGCCGAAGATATCAGGCCGGTTATTTCGGAAAAACTGGCAGAAATGCTTCAAAAATCCGAAAACGAATCAAAATTAAATATGCAGCCGGAAGGCGAGCTCACCGT
This genomic window from [Bacillus] selenitireducens MLS10 contains:
- the smc gene encoding chromosome segregation protein SMC, which encodes MFLKRLELTGFKSFAEKLGIDFVPGVTAVVGPNGSGKSNISDAIRWVLGEQSARNLRGGKMEDVIFSGSDKRKALNMAEISLVLDNEDQHVPIDYSEVVVTRRLYRSGESEYLLNKQTCRLKDITDLFMDSGLGKEAFSIIGQGRVEEILSSKSEERRMIFEEAAGVLKYKFRKQASEKKLADTEDNLSRVRDIIHELEQQTGPLEEQASVAKEYLSMKAELNELEAGVTVKEIQELHAQWTNLKNDYDQVEDQKRQHEIDRDRLEQTVLTGREALQELDDELSEQQQQLLIATEELEKAEGKKQLFEERLRNFDERRAQHEQEMTQLRDQLKKTESELMDVVSNKKEQTEQVKQLEDELKELEVALFTLSESSEEQLEELKSEYMEWMNARATDENNLQNQIASKNRLLGRIEQKRAQLRELDQESREALTEKESLKDAFDHAAAETEKCLSLYREKENEEGEKRQSLTDNEQQFREIEKEHQRKRSRRDVLKDMEEDYAGFFHGVKDILKQRDGNFHGLIGAVAEVISFNERYKTAVETALGGALQHVITDTADDARSAINYLKTNRKGRATFLPLDTIKPKSISDYDLGQIGQIDGVIGQASRLIDTEPRLRPVIEHQLGNVVFTENLKQAQQAAKILKHRYRIVTLDGDVVSPGGAMTGGSLQQKSGQILSRKSELKTLESEVSSLEANMQEQERFCNGLRTDLAVITQKKEKLKHEGERLRKEERQLESRYQEQSWLYQSYADKQEVAELELSEAVAEYEDADREQERLSLEIEKANERISELDQAIQELSESLKDKQVQEKTYQDKRNDLKIELASARENLRFTGETEARLTGEADDVKRSMDQRMSELKKQEDVLNQGTKESAAEELEQWRQNKQTATAYIKDLRTKRFDKESGLEAKEGELKGLNQQVQYLSRTAQELEVKINRLDVNLDTKLTTLQEQFEITFERAEKRYHLEIPLQKAKEKVKLMRMGIEELGHVNTGAIEEFERVKERYGFLSEQKQDLEDAKGTLHEVINEMDQEMIRRFDDTFTQIQSCFQDVFKQLFGGGRAALELTDPDDLLHTGVDIVAQPPGKKLQHLALLSGGERALTAIALLFSILQVRPVPFCVLDEVEAALDEANVVRFANYLKDFSEDTQFIVVTHRKGTMEEADVLYGVTMEESGVSNLVSVKLEESEQFAGAEK